Proteins encoded by one window of Melanotaenia boesemani isolate fMelBoe1 chromosome 10, fMelBoe1.pri, whole genome shotgun sequence:
- the kcnj11 gene encoding ATP-sensitive inward rectifier potassium channel 11 codes for MLSRKGLIPDDYLLTRLAEDVLQPKFRAKQGKARFVAKNGTCNVAHTNIREQGRFLQDVFTTLVDLKWLHTLIIFTMSFLCSWLLFGMIWWLVAFAHGDLDQRGDDFVPCVTDIHSFSSAFLFSIEVQVTIGFGGRMITEECISAIFILIVQNIVGLVINAIMLGCIFMKTAQANRRAETLIFSKHAVISVRNNKLCFMIRIGDLRKSMIISATVRMQVVRKTTTEEGEMVPLDQIDIHMDNPVGTNGIFLVSPLIISHVIDKDSPLYELTPSDLQNQDVEVIVVLEGVVETTGITTQARTSYVSEEILWGQRFVPTVSEEDGMYAVDYSKFGNTVKVPTPCCSAKQLDQSGGIARFKLSEGVTLRASVRRRRGSAVVRRSRMESQ; via the coding sequence ATGTTGTCCAGGAAAGGACTCATCCCTGATGATTATTTGTTGACCCGTTTAGCTGAGGATGTCCTGCAACCCAAGTTCAGAGCGAAACAAGGGAAGGCTAGGTTTGTCGCCAAGAACGGCACCTGCAACGTAGCGCACACCAACATCAGAGAGCAGGGCCGATTCTTGCAGGACGTGTTTACCACTTTAGTGGATTTGAAATGGCTCCACACGCTCATCATTTTTACCATGTCCTTCCTGTGCAGCTGGCTCCTCTTCGGGATGATCTGGTGGCTTGTTGCTTTTGCGCACGGCGACCTGGACCAGAGAGGAGACGACTTTGTTCCGTGCGTAACGGACATTCACTCCTTCTCCTCCGCATTCCTATTCTCCATAGAAGTCCAGGTGACCATCGGTTTCGGCGGTCGGATGATTACGGAAGAATGCATCTCCGCCATTTTCATCCTCATAGTGCAGAACATCGTAGGACTGGTTATCAACGCCATCATGCTCGGCTGCATCTTCATGAAAACTGCGCAGGCCAACCGGCGCGCAGAGACTCTCATTTTCAGCAAGCACGCCGTCATCTCCGTCCGTAACAACAAGCTGTGCTTCATGATCCGCATCGGGGACCTGAGGAAAAGTATGATCATCAGCGCCACCGTGCGGATGCAAGTGGTCAGGAAAACCACCACCGAGGAGGGCGAGATGGTGCCACTGGACCAAATCGACATCCATATGGATAACCCGGTGGGCACCAACGGAATCTTCCTGGTGTCTCCCCTCATCATCTCCCACGTGATCGACAAGGACAGCCCCCTATACGAGCTGACACCCTCTGACCTGCAGAACCAGGACGTGGAGGTGATTGTGGTGCTGGAGGGGGTTGTTGAGACTACTGGCATCACCACGCAGGCCAGGACTTCCTACGTATCGGAGGAGATCCTGTGGGGGCAGCGCTTCGTGCCAACGGTGTCCGAGGAGGATGGCATGTATGCGGTGGACTACTCAAAGTTCGGCAACACGGTGAAGGTCCCGACACCGTGTTGCAGCGCGAAGCAGCTGGACCAGTCAGGTGGCATCGCTCGATTTAAGCTGAGCGAGGGCGTCACCTTGCGGGCGTCTGTAAGAAGGCGGCGGGGCTCCGCGGTTGTCCGCAGGTCCAGAATGGAGAGCCAGTGA